In one Halichondria panicea chromosome 4, odHalPani1.1, whole genome shotgun sequence genomic region, the following are encoded:
- the LOC135335584 gene encoding protein FRA10AC1 homolog gives MAGKHRDFDLDSDFEYSAEKKQKTWRDDPIATQKAPGISRVPTHSVAVPSKQFLSQERDKEEWKARRFHFLAMDAYSRHKTLVNQYLLTSGRGIESFKRSTAGDRNDYSVLQEEHKFLWDTSDKPDTWEKKMAKAYYDKLFKEYAIVDLSRYKENEVALRWRIEKEVVEGKGQFSCGNKTCLQREDLESWEVNFRYMEQGEKKNALVKLRLCPNCSRKLNYHHKRRKWKSKDKKSDKSKRTHSSKHKTKKHSHKHKASKHHGESNSSSEESSEVEGDKDRSLEGAGDQGTSSGGGGESIWKKTAEAFLEKSQEDEFDDYFKDMLM, from the coding sequence ATGGCTGGAAAACACAGAGACTTTGATCTCGACTCAGACTTCGAGTACTCCGCCGAAAAGAAACAAAAGACTTGGAGAGATGATCCTATAGCTACACAAAAGGCTCCCGGAATCTCCCGTGTCCCCACTCATTCCGTGGCTGTCCCCTCCAAGCAGTTTCTGTCTCAAGAAAGAGACAAAGAAGAATGGAAAGCCAGAAGATTCCACTTTCTAGCTATGGATGCCTACTCTCGACACAAAACTCTTGTGAACCAGTACTTACTCACTAGCGGTAGGGGGATTGAGTCTTTCAAACGGTCCACAGCAGGTGATCGAAACGATTATTCTGTACTGCAAGAGGAGCACAAGTTTCTATGGGATACGAGTGATAAACCTGACACATGGGAGAAAAAAATGGCCAAAGCTTATTACGATAAACTTTTCAAAGAGTATGCTATTGTTGATCTGAGTCGATACAAGGAGAACGAGGTTGCACTGAGATGGAGGATTGAAAAAGAAGTAGTCGAAGGCAAAGGACAGTTTTCCTGTGGAAACAAAACATGCCTTCAAAGAGAAGATCTTGAAAGTTGGGAGGTGAATTTCCGTTACATGGAGCAGGGTGAAAAGAAAAATGCTCTAGTTAAGTTACGACTGTGCCCAAATTGCTCAAGAAAATTAAACTATCACCACAAACGAAGAAAATGGAAGAGCAAAGATAAGAAATCCGACAAATCTAAAAGAACACACTCCTCAAAGCACAAGACCAAGAAACATTCGCACAAGCATAAAGCCTCAAAGCATCATGGAGAATCAAACTCGAGTAGTGAGGAGAGCTCAGAAGTTGAAGGAGATAAAGACAGGAGTTTAGAGGGTGCTGGTGACCAAGGAACCTCATCTGGTGGTGGGGGTGAGAGCATCTGGAAGAAGACTGCTGAAGCTTTCCTCGAGAAATCTCAAGAGGACGAGTTTGATGATTATTTCAAAGACATGTTAATGTAG
- the LOC135335218 gene encoding uncharacterized protein LOC135335218: protein MASCFTALFPLLLVSLSQAMQNGDVRLVNGHSANIGRVEVYYDGVWGTICDDSWNLQDGDTICRQLGYEGAETVRYRATFGEGTGPIWIDQTHCEKTHQSILDCSHNGWGVHDCAHREDAGVECKRKVPQKPKELPIRLSCPDSSSCGSCKVCADKKFPDPKDCLPQRSVEGIVEAFYNGEWRPVSNDGWDMSSANVVCGELGFPLAMSIPTMDQLWCNWNDDCFGSGQGSGSLSNRECTANEEFRNRLKLSWLKGLECVGTENKLLSCFFESFGPLSTTSIANVATVRCGYVPHPDCSNSVLRYEIYRTRGSAVPWQGRVEARVRGEWGTISDLRWDVTDASVVCRSLGFGSAKTATYFSSFGRGVGKIHFSDLKCAGTERLLSQCSKFTGTATAIYGHERDAGVVCNVPQRDNCDIPSSRIVKQPETNGYMSTFVQIHDDTNGWGYLCFESIDINMASVICRETTQTFAFRMRKASHPDFTHIRYTSSLNCTGEESSLRECKRNLVATRKCKDEETILECRPDLPDLVPDLGPFESSLQYYPYVDPLPLYYLRCAHEENCLSSSADGKPLDSRRTLLRFSSQTMNFGTADFIPVLDRSKWIWHSCHNHFHSFEAFIHYDLINPNTGKKVAEGHKASFCLEDSFCTTGGAPRFRCSSGIQGISVNCGDLYSRHLDCQWIDITDVPTGTYILRQTVNPDGLALESDYRNNVEECTVTYFPGGYLYLNPGSCHLSDSIPYGRSVTDLIMAGYATSLGLLAFISLSGALQNGDVRLINGPAKNKGRVEVYYNGEWGTVCDDSWNNQDGDVICKQLGYEYAERLYYRAYYGQGSGPIWVDQIGCDVGAQSILECRHNGWNITDCHHGEDAALDCKRKVPIKPRELPLRLSCPELSTCGSCHVCPAKKFPDREDCMVKSAVEGIVEVYYNKEWHPVSNDGWDMNSANVVCGELGYPLAMSIPTMDDLWCNWNGVDCSIGSGMNLNADDCSTVNVDFRTRMKTAFIKELECTGMENRLLDCYFKEFGPTTSYSMEVATVRCGYNPHPECNKDAEMYRTRGSAISTQGRLEVRIGGEWGTITDTRWDIADASVACRALGYGSAVKPTHRSSFGRGVGKVHFSHLNCIGSEKLLSDCPGGQVYNQNHGADAGVVCRAPQIGEMCGKTQGSKIAPARDTIGYIATNFVEVHGSKGWGLMCFDSIKPKVASVICRESSEMFVLRMRKASHSDRSKTKYWCALNCSGNEDSFNECLGLCLPVKECINQEAVLDCSPGVPDLVPHMEVFRHSLNYYLHEIPIYYLTCAREENCLSSSARGKPNHHTRMLLRFSSQTMNYGTASFEPILNRGEWLWHSCHNHFHSFEAFIHYDLIDPNTGDKVAEGHKASFCLEDSTCEGGSYPRYRCGTGTQGISMNCGDRYGSHLDCQWIDVTGVPSGRYILRQTVNPDRLALESDYENNIAECTVDMVPWYSSTLIQVVKDSCRLSDH, encoded by the exons ATGGCTAGTTGTTTCACTGCACTCTTTCCGCTATTGCTGGTCTCTCTATCGCAAGCAATGCAGAATGGAGACGTCCGACTGGTCAACGGTCACTCGGCAAATATAGGTCGTGTGGAGGTGTACTATGACGGTGTGTGGGGAACAATTTGTGATGATAGCTGGAATTTGCAGGACGGGGATACTATTTGCAGGCAACTGGGTTATGAAGGTGCTGAAACAGTGCGATATCGAGCCACTTTTGGTGAGGGAACAGGACCGATATGGATTGATCAAACTCATTGTGAGAAGACTCACCAGTCGATACTTGATTGCAGCCACAATGGCTGGGGTGTGCATGATTGCGCACATCGTGAGGATGCTGGTGTGGAATGCAAAAGAAAGGTCCCTCAGAAACCGAAAGAGCTTCCGATAAGATTGTCTTGTCCGGATTCCAGTAGCTGTGGTAGTTGCAAGGTTTGTGCTGATAAGAAATTTCCAGATCCGAAAGACTGTCTACCTCAGCGCTCAGTTGAGGGTATTGTCGAGGCTTTTTACAATGGTGAGTGGCGTCCTGTCTCCAATGATGGCTGGGACATGAGCAGTGCTAATGTCGTGTGTGGAGAACTTGGTTTTCCACTGGCTATGAGTATTCCAACAATGGATCAACTGTGGTGCAATTGGAACGACGATTGTTTTGGATCTGGGCAAGGGAGTGGGTCGTTAAGTAATAGAGAGTGCACTGCAAATGAAGAGTTTCGAAATAGATTGAAGCTGTCGTGGCTCAAAGGATTGGAGTGTGTAGGAACTGAGAATAAATTGCTGAGTTGTTTCTTTGAGAGTTTTGGACCGTTAAGTACCACCTCCATTGCTAACGTGGCTACAGTAAGGTGTGGTTACGTACCTCATCCAGATTGCAGCAATAGTGTTCTTAGATATGAG ATTTACCGCACACGGGGGAGCGCTGTTCCCTGGCAGGGAAGGGTGGAGGCCCGTGTCAGAGGAGAGTGGGGGACGATTAGCGACCTTCGCTGGGACGTGACTGATGCTAGTGTTGTATGTAGAAGTCTCGGCTTTGGATCGGCTAAAACTGCCACCTATTTCAGTAGTTTTGGGAGAGGAGTTGGAAAAATTCACTTCTCTGATCTGAA GTGTGCTGGGACCGAGAGATTACTGAGTCAGTGCAGCAAATTCACAGGGACAGCTACTGCAATATACGGACATGAAAGAGATGCTGGTGTCGTTTGCAATGTACCACAGAGAGATAATTGTGATATACCT AGTTCAAGAATTGTCAAACAACCAGAGACAAATGGTTACATGAGTACCTTTGTTCAAATTCATGACGACACAAACGGATGGGGCTACCTCTGTTTTGAATCCATTGACATAAACATGGCTAGTGTAATTTGCCGTGAAACAACACAGACATTTGCGTTTCGTATGAGAAAGGCTAGCCATCCTGACTTCACTCACATAAGATACACGTCATCTTTGAATTGCACTGGAGAAGAATCAAGCCTTCGAGAATGCAAGAGAAACTTAGTTGCAACAAGAAAATGTAAAGACGAGGAAACAATTCTTGAATGTCGACCAG ATTTGCCAGACCTAGTACCTGATCTTGGACCATTTGAGTCTTCGCTACAGTACTATCCCTATGTGGACCCATTACCACTGTACTATTTGAGGTGTGCACATGAGGAGAACTGCCTCTCAAGCTCTGCTGACGGTAAACCATTGGACAGTAGAAG GACCTTACTACGATTCTCCAGTCAAACGATGAATTTTGGCACGGCAGACTTTATACCAGTACTGGACAGAAGTAAATGGATTTGGCATTCTTGTCACAACCACTTTCACTCGTTCGAGGCATTCATCCATTATGATCTCATCAACCCAAATACGGGGAAAAAAGTCGCTGAAGGCCATAAAGCTAGCTTCTGTCTGGAGGACAGCTTCTGTACAACTGGTGGAGCACCGAG ATTCCGTTGCAGTAGTGGTATCCAGGGCATTTCCGTCAACTGTGGAGACTTGTACTCCCGTCACCTCGACTGTCAGTGGATTGATATCACAGATGTACCTACGGGAACGTACATACTACGTCAAACAGTTAATCCGGATGGACTAGCATTGGAGAGTGATTATCGCAACAATGTTGAAGAGTGCACAGTCACATACTTCCCAGGAGGATATCTTTACCTTAATCCAGGCTCCTGTCATTTATCag actctATACCCTATGGCAGATCTGTCACTGATCTTATAATGGCTGGATATGCAACGTCTCTTGGTCTGCTCGCCTTTATTTCTCTGTCAGGTGCACTTCAGAATGGAGATGTCCGATTAATCAACGGTCCTGCGAAAAATAAAGGCCGTGTGGAGGTGTACTATAATGGAGAATGGGGAACAGTTTGTGACGATAGCTGGAATAATCAAGATGGAGACGTCATTTGCAAACAGCTTGGTTATGAGTATGCCGAGAGACTGTATTATCGTGCCTATTATGGCCAGGGGTCTGGGCCTATTTGGGTGGATCAGATAGGGTGCGATGTAGGTGCACAATCTATCTTGGAGTGTAGGCACAATGGTTGGAACATTACCGATTGCCATCATGGAGAAGATGCTGCTCTTGACTGCAAAAGGAAAGTTCCAATAAAGCCGAGAGAGCTGCCTTTGAGACTCTCCTGCCCAGAGTTAAGTACTTGTGGTAGCTGCCATGTTTGTCCAGCTAAAAAATTTCCTGATCGAGAGGATTGCATGGTTAAAAGTGCAGTTGAGGGTATCGTTGAAGTGTATTATAACAAGGAATGGCATCCCGTCTCCAATGATGGCTGGGACATGAACAGTGCTAATGTCGTGTGTGGGGAGCTTGGTTATCCTCTGGCTATGAGTATTCCGACTATGGACGATCTATGGTGCAATTGGAACGGAGTAGATTGCAGCATTGGATCTGGAATGAACCTAAACGCAGATGATTGCAGCACGGTCAATGTGGATTTTCGCACCAGAATGAAGACAGCTTTCATCAAAGAACTGGAATGCACTGGAATGGAGAATCGGTTATTGGATTGCTATTTTAAAGAGTTCGGTCCAACTACCAGCTATTCCATGGAAGTGGCTACTGTAAGATGTGGCTACAATCCTCATCCTGAATGCAACAAAGATGCTGAG atgTACCGGACTCGAGGGAGTGCTATTTCCACGCAGGGGAGGTTGGAGGTTCGTATCGGAGGGGAGTGGGGGACGATCACTGACACTCGCTGGGACATAGCTGATGCTAGTGTTGCTTGTAGGGCTCTGGGTTATGGCTCTGCTGTTAAACCTACTCACAGGAGCTCGTTCGGCAGAGGAGTGGGGAAGGTCCACTTCTCCCATTTGAA CTGTATTGGGTCAGAGAAGCTCCTCTCAGACTGCCCTGGGGGACAAGTGTATAATCAGAATCATGGGGCAGACGCTGGGGTGGTGTGTAGGGCACCACAGATAGGAGAAATGTGTGGAAAGACACAA ggaTCTAAGATTGCACCTGCAAGGGACACCATTGGCTACATTGCCACAAACTTTGTAGAGGTGCATGGAAGTAAAGGATGGGGTTTAATGTGCTTCGATTCTATCAAACCCAAGGTAGCCTCTGTTATTTGTCGAGAGAGTTCAGAGATGTTTGTCCTCCGTATGCGAAAAGCCAGCCATAGCGATCGAAGCAAAACCAAGTACTGGTGTGCGCTGAACTGTAGTGGTAATGAAGACAGTTTTAATGAGTGTTTGGGACTCTGCCTGCCTGTTAAGGAATGCATCAATCAGGAGGCTGTGTTGGACTGTTCGCCAG GTGTACCTGACCTTGTACCCCACATGGAGGTGTTCCGCCACTCTCTGAACTACTACCTCCATGAGATACCTATCTACTACCTCACCTGTGCTAGGGAGGAGAACTGTCTGTCTAGCTCAGCAAGGGGGAAACCCAATCATCATACTAG GATGCTACTACGCTTCTCCAGTCAGACTATGAACTATGGTACAGCCTCGTTTGAGCCCATCCTAAATCGAGGGGAGTGGCTTTGGCATTCCTGTCACAACCACTTTCACTCGTTTGAGGCATTCATCCATTACGACCTCATTGACCCAAATACGGGTGATAAAGTCGCCGAAGGCCATAAAGCTAGCTTTTGTCTGGAGGACAGTACTTGTGAGGGAGGAAGCTATCCTCG CTATCGCTGTGGTACTGGTACTCAGGGCATATCCATGAACTGTGGTGACCGATATGGCAGCCATCTTGACTGTCAGTGGATTGATGTGACAGGTGTGCCTTCGGGCAGGTACATCCTTCGACAGACAGTGAATCCGGACCGGCTAGCACTAGAATCGGATTACGAAAATAACATTGCAGAGTGCACAGTGGATATGGTACCTTGGTATTCCAGCACACTCATTCAAGTGGTCAAGGACAGCTGTCGATTATCAG ATCACTAA
- the LOC135335583 gene encoding spindle assembly abnormal protein 6 homolog — MEQLFDKTVSVGIQSSDRDDRQTTIGITVLLNTVTTPIHKKELLIRLTDDSDPFFLFTLALGEGDFQGLKSQQGLLVDFSAFPQKFIDLLELCIAETGKLSPKFLLQLSLGATEGGMAVLNVVETNPFRHLNHLSLKFVPASDTYLKKYLAECLLGLKEENCYLSESLTTTRTDLSAQLAQCEETLSRRSSELESLKAQWNAHATTLSSEHSVSLSSEREKALQTQSEMADRFAREKREMEELHTSRLRGSEERVAELDKANKELTDHKYRSEAAIRELKTKLRASEEECSGAREELARLRRDNSSLDSTNHELEKTVSQLRMRVAVLEQELQDKEQVISRSSELLDASSEQKRSHEVTLEQKQRQITKLETAFKSASQEVIKGNEIIQKLQIDLRNIKSKLKLRNMVTTQQERVIGEREGALDKLRLESEAVKVTMARKDEELAKVGTSLKEALEKLEESKNELKTNENVISWLNKQMNDQMMGSGRGIPRPPLPSLSTIRSSPPSQPYTVGGQLSDIGALYTHQMQQRPQFSSTPSGPTSSHATTGPPRQALGSIASQENVRQQVLFKGPGASKGGLAPSPLSAHSLSAHSAIRGQLTPPTAGLRSKDALSKSSPGRPSGPWLDPKYLAQDLPPSELRTNVTPRVLPKQVPPASSYFPKN, encoded by the exons ATGGAGCAGCTCTTTGATAAAACTGTCAGTGTTGGAATACAGTCGTCTGACAGAGATGATCG gcaGACGACGATTGGCATCACTGTCTTACTGAACACCGTGACAACACCCATTCACAAGAAG GAGTTGTTGATTCGTCTGACTGATGACAGTGATCCTTTCTTCCTCTTCACTCTGGCTCTGGGGGAGGGAGACTTTCAGGG GCTGAAGAGCCAGCAAGGTCTGCTGGTGGACTTCAGTGCCTTCCCTCAGAAGTTTATTGACCTGTTGGAGCTGTGCATAGCAGAAACTGGAAAACTGAGTCCAAA gttcCTGCTGCAGTTGTCTCTTGGTGCCACTGAGGGTGGAATGGCCGTCCTGAATGTTGTGGAGACCAACCCGTTCAGACATCTCAACCACCTCTCTCTCAAGTTTGTGCCTGCTAGCGACACCTACCTCAAGAAATACCTCGCCGAGTGCCTACTAGGACTCAAG GAAGAGAACTGTTATTTGAGTGAGAGCCTCACTACGACACGGACCGACCTCTCTGCCCAGCTGGCTCAGTGTGAAGAG ACTCTTTCAAGACGCAGCAGTGAGCTTGAATCATTGAAGGCTCAGTGGAATGCCCATGCCACCACTCTGAGCAGTGAACACTCAGTGAGCCTGTCATCTGAGAGAGAGAAAGCCCTACAAACTCAGTCTGAGATGGCTGACAGGTTTGCGAGGGAGAAGAGAGAGATGGAGGAACTGCACACTTCCAGG ctgCGTGGCAGTGAGGAGAGGGTGGCTGAACTGGACAAGGCTAACAAGGAGCTCACTGACCACAAGTACCGTTCAGAGGCAGCCATCAGAGAACTCAAGACCAAACTCAgagcatcagaggag GAGTGCTCTGGTGCTCGTGAGGAGCTGGCTAGGTTGAGGAGAGACAACTCCTCTCTGGACAGCACCAATCACGAGCTGGAGAAGACTGTCTCTCAACTCAGGATGAGGGTGGCTGTTCTCGAGCAGGAGCTGCAAGATAAAGAACAG GTGATCAGTAGGAGCTCTGAATTGCTGGATGCCTCGtctgagcagaagagaagCCATGAGGTCACACTGGAGCAGAAACAAAGGCAAATCACCAAACTAGAAACTGCTTTCAAGTCAGCATCACAGGAAGTGATTAAG GGGAATGAGATCATTCAGAAGCTTCAAATAGACCTACGGAACATTAAATCAAAG CTGAAGTTACGCAACATGGTGACAACTCAGCAGGAGAGGGTGATTGGTGAGAGGGAGGGTGCTCTGGACAAACTGAGACTGGAGTCGGAGGCTGTCAAAGTCACTATGGCCAGGAAAGATGAGGAG TTGGCCAAAGTAGGGACATCCCTTAAAGAAGCACTTGAGAAACTGGAGGAAAGTAAAAACGAGTTGAAGACCAACGAAAATG TGATCAGTTGGCTCAACAAGCAAATGAATGATCAGATGAtgggaagtgggcgtggcattCCCCGCCCACCTCTCCCCTCGCTCTCCACAATCCGCTCCTCCCCACCCTCACAACCTTACACCGTGGGCGGGCAGCTCAGCGACATCGGTGCCCTCTACACTCACCAGATGCAACAGAGA CCGCAGTTTAGTAGCACTCCCTCTGGCCCCACCTCCTCCCACGCTACCACTGGTCCCCCTCGACAAGCACTGGGCTCTATCGCTAGCCAAGAGAACGTACGACAACAAGTCTTGTTTAAAGGCCCGGGGGCTTCTAAAGGAGGTCTTGCACCCTCTCCTCTGTCGGCTCATTCACTAAGTGCACACTCAGCAATCAGAGGTCAATTGACTCCACCCACTGCTGGTCTGAGGTCAAAAg aTGCCTTGTCCAAGTCTTCCCCTGGTCGACCCTCTGGGCCGTGGTTGGATCCTAAATATTTGGCACAAGACCTCCCTCCTAGTGAGCTAAGGACAAACGTCACACCTAGAGTACTCCCCAAACAAGTGCCCCCAGCTTCATCATACTTTCCTAAGAACTAG
- the LOC135335588 gene encoding mesoderm induction early response protein 1-like, giving the protein MENQGDGDFEVTAEMLIHGDLDDESTLSDEEDVDEGESDELDELQNEGELPLEMLLARYGYGGGPSGVKSVLSDSSDSGDEVGGGPRKAVVGGASDGAGPSTSRVSDKTNDLPDVKLETASGQDVHVDNDTPQANANSSPKKDEISNNHSLHQKDKTQENKTNSVESHPLPVNSDPELKAGKVERSSLGKRRGDPVIKDVMLTSKRRALLTDTNEATSSSHWIRSGRLRRDLPERRAARHVTEGSMVEAYFSTLMEDSGGSDDEFRPLLREDWKQDIKVGAQYQANVPECRQSVAPPTPYKATPTGVLKWRPRESSDQTVTKFLTGLSQIESTAHYDSERDNEEALEVLEKCNHDVPTAMEKVFSQGLPKRVMEPWSETECQSFEEGLRTYGKNFYRIQKQVPTRPVKELIEFYYIWKKSERNDLFVQQYGKIGKKKVNVPAGHISDFMNKCLDVYNSDSPDVHYAATTISAESKRDNT; this is encoded by the exons GAAGGGGAGCTGCCGTTGGAGATGTTGCTGGCTCGTTACGGATACGGGGGTGGTCCGTCTGGTGTAAAAAGTGTACTTAGTGACTCTAGTGACTCTGGTGATGAAGTGGGGGGTGGTCCTCGCAAGGCtgtggtgggtggagctagtgATGGTGCAGGACCCAGTACTAGCCGTGTGTCTGATAAGACCAATGACTTACCGGATGTTAAATTGGAAACGGCCTCAGGtcaagatgtacatgtagataacgATACCCCTCAAGCGAACGCTAACTCATCACCCAAGAAAGATGAAATTTCAAACAATCATTCGTTGCACCAGAAAGACAAAACTCAGGAAAACAAAACTAATTCCGTGGAATCGCACCCACTACCAGTGAATTCTGACCCTGAGCTGAAGGCAGGAAAGGTTGAAAGGTCGTCGCTGGGGAAGAGACGAGGGGACCCTGTAATTAAAGACGTGATGCTCACCAGTAAACGCCGTGCTCTATTGACAGACACTAACGAAG CAACAAGCTCCTCCCACTGGATACGCAGTGGTCGCCTGCGGAGGGACCTCCCTGAGCGACGAGCAGCCCGTCATGTGACCGAGGGCAGCATGGTGGAAGCGTACTTCTCCACTCTCATGGAGGACTCTGGCGGGAGTGACGATGAATTTAGGCCTCTGCTCAGGGAAGATTGGAAACAG GACATCAAGGTGGGAGCTCAGTATCAAGCCAATGTGCCCGAATGTCGTCAAAGTGTAGCCCCGCCTACTCCCTAtaaggccacacccactggaGTACTCAAATGGCGACCCAGGGAATCAAGTGATCAGACAG TGACCAAGTTTCTGACTGGCTTATCCCAGATTGAGTCCACTGCTCACTATGACTCAGAGAGGGACAACGAAGAG GCTCTGGAGGTGCTTGAGAAGTGCAACCATGACGTGCCCACTGCAATGGAGAAGGTCTTCAGTCAAGGGTTGCCCAAAA GAGTAATGGAGCCATGGTCTGAAACCGAATGTCAGAGTTTTGAAGAAG GCCTACGGACATACGGCAAGAACTTTTATCGAATACAAAAGCAG GTTCCCACTCGACCGGTGAAAGAGCTAATTGAGTTTTACTACATTTGGAAAAAGAGTGAAAGAAACGATCTATTTGTACAGCAGTACGGAAAGATCGGAAAGAAAAAAGTCAATGTGCCAGCAGGACACAT CTCTGACTTTATGAACAAGTGTCTGGATGTGTACAACTCCGATTCTCCAGACGTGCATTATGCTGCTACCACTATAAGTGCCGAGTCAAAACGGGACAACACATGA
- the LOC135335596 gene encoding uncharacterized protein LOC135335596 has product MKYLSTLLSLVCIMQCMFAAMQAACVPARLPEEENMQEKSRSRSSGSAQCSPSSSLSETELTALTTMAQKYLTTLSDRMREAKTAIHMRLSMSNVSLPNGFYLGEEVDNDYQGQIASAVGYLCCSVPYVLDVMKQEAVNEILGVSSYFHAVYDILDPGSDSNLSKTLEKIVIGAQFNSCHVPEPACRPLSAQNHSAAVFAAIVAQDLINLSSDTLLALNTALTE; this is encoded by the exons ATGAAGTACCTATCAACTCTCCTCAGCCTTGTGTGCATCATGCAGTGCATGTTTGCAGCAATGCAAGCTGCATGTGTCCCTGCAAGACTTCCTGAAGAAGAAAATATGCAAGAGAAATCTAGAAGCAGGTCATCTGGCTCTGCACAATGCAGCCCATCTAGCTCACTCAGTGAGACTGAACTGACTGCTCTGACCACAATGGCACAGAAGTACTTAACAACCCTCTCAGACAGAATGAGAGAAGCTAAAACTGCCATTCATATGAGACTGTCTATGAGCAACGTCAGCCTACCA AATGGCTTTTATCTTGGAGAAGAAGTAGACAATGATTATCAGGGACAAATTGCATCTGCAGTCGGCTATCTATGCTGCTCTGTACCTTACGTATTAGATGTTATGAAGCAAGAGGCAGTCAATGAAATATTAGGTGTGTCTTCCTACTTTCATGCCGTCTATGATATACTGGACCCCGGAAGTGATTCCAACCTGTCAAAGACTCTAGAAAAAATT GTAATAGGTGCTCAATTTAACAGCTGCCACGTACCAGAGCCAGCGTGCCGGCCACTTTCAGCT CAAAACCATAGTGCAGCTGTATTTGCGGCAATCGTGGCTCAGGACCTCATCAACCTCTCTAGTGACACTCTACTCGCCCTGAACACAGCCCTAACAGAATAA